In Nocardia sp. NBC_00403, one DNA window encodes the following:
- a CDS encoding type II toxin-antitoxin system Rv0910 family toxin: protein MGHIEATKDVNATPDALWAVVSDPNSWDRWFTIHERFMEQPPATLTEGAKLVAKIVMLGMANKLEWTVVSVQQPSRLTLGGTGMAGVKTEFTFDIQPNGDGGSTILVSGDFEGALIKGALGKAVEKDGRKQLDKSLEQLDALASV from the coding sequence ACGTCAACGCCACCCCCGATGCGCTCTGGGCGGTCGTCTCCGACCCGAACAGCTGGGACAGGTGGTTCACCATCCACGAGCGCTTCATGGAGCAGCCGCCCGCCACTCTCACCGAAGGGGCCAAGCTGGTCGCGAAGATCGTGATGCTCGGCATGGCGAACAAGCTGGAGTGGACCGTCGTCTCGGTGCAACAGCCGAGCAGGCTCACCCTCGGCGGCACCGGCATGGCCGGTGTGAAGACCGAATTCACCTTCGATATCCAGCCCAACGGCGACGGCGGCAGCACCATCCTGGTCTCCGGGGACTTCGAAGGCGCGCTGATCAAGGGTGCGCTCGGCAAGGCGGTCGAGAAGGACGGTCGCAAGCAGCTGGACAAATCCCTCGAGCAGCTCGACGCGCTGGCCTCGGTCTGA
- a CDS encoding MaoC/PaaZ C-terminal domain-containing protein — translation MTAEAAAARLVEFDDSGLETWCDDERFEVTPERIAEYAAATNDPIEAHLTGKSAAPVFSIVPVFEAMMMPVIDVAPMDIFGRVVHGEQDFHFHRAIQPGDKLVSRAKATGYTSRSNGTAITILIECRTEDGELVNEQYMTAFFRNIDAGKTVGAPAPAHKFDESLRAQDPVAVVPQHVDLDQTYRYAPASGDPVPLHLDEQVAKDAGLPGIIAHGLCTMAFASWAVLTEVAGSDVHRLKRFAVRFAKMVFPGDDLETRIWQVGSEHGVTTYAFETVRGDDVVLSDGLAEIED, via the coding sequence ATGACAGCGGAGGCCGCCGCAGCCCGGTTGGTCGAGTTCGACGACAGTGGGCTCGAAACCTGGTGTGACGACGAGCGATTCGAGGTCACACCGGAGCGGATCGCGGAATACGCGGCCGCGACCAATGATCCGATCGAGGCCCATCTCACCGGCAAGTCGGCCGCGCCGGTCTTCAGTATCGTGCCGGTCTTCGAAGCCATGATGATGCCGGTGATCGATGTCGCGCCGATGGACATCTTCGGCCGAGTTGTGCACGGGGAGCAGGATTTCCACTTCCATCGCGCGATCCAGCCGGGAGACAAGCTGGTCTCGCGGGCCAAGGCGACCGGGTACACCAGCCGCTCGAACGGCACCGCCATCACCATCCTCATCGAATGTCGCACGGAGGATGGCGAGTTGGTCAATGAGCAGTATATGACCGCGTTCTTCCGCAACATCGACGCCGGCAAGACGGTCGGCGCCCCAGCGCCCGCACACAAGTTCGACGAGAGCCTGCGGGCGCAGGATCCGGTGGCAGTGGTGCCGCAGCACGTGGATCTCGACCAGACCTACCGCTACGCACCGGCCTCCGGTGATCCGGTGCCGCTGCATCTGGACGAGCAGGTCGCCAAGGATGCCGGATTGCCCGGCATCATCGCGCACGGCCTGTGCACCATGGCTTTCGCCTCGTGGGCCGTGCTCACCGAGGTCGCGGGCTCGGATGTGCACCGGCTGAAGCGATTTGCCGTGCGCTTCGCCAAGATGGTCTTCCCCGGCGACGATCTGGAGACCCGGATCTGGCAGGTCGGCTCCGAGCACGGCGTCACCACCTATGCCTTCGAGACCGTGCGCGGCGATGATGTCGTGCTCAGCGACGGCCTGGCGGAGATCGAGGACTGA
- a CDS encoding SDR family oxidoreductase — translation MGALEGRVAVITGAGRGIGREHALLFAREGAAVVVNDLGGSNAGEGTDVGPAQEVANDIVAAGGKAVANTDNIATWDGARNLIEQAVSELGGLDIVINNAGILRDSFIAGLEESQWDAVVAVHLKGHAAVLHHAAAYWKAQSKAGNQPNAAVVNTASASGVTVPNAGQANYGAAKAGIAALTLVAADELERYGVRVNAIAPIARTRLTLATPGMGAILGAEVEEGEFDAFSPANISPLVAYLASDKCPVTGKVFAVQGGAISELAGWHDVKTIETEGPWLIDDIAARLP, via the coding sequence ATGGGTGCATTGGAAGGACGGGTCGCCGTCATCACCGGCGCGGGTCGCGGCATCGGGCGTGAGCACGCCCTGCTGTTCGCTCGTGAGGGCGCGGCGGTGGTGGTCAACGACCTCGGTGGCAGCAATGCCGGTGAAGGCACCGATGTCGGTCCGGCGCAGGAAGTCGCGAACGACATCGTGGCCGCCGGCGGCAAGGCGGTCGCCAACACCGACAACATCGCGACGTGGGACGGCGCGCGCAACCTCATCGAGCAGGCCGTTTCGGAGCTGGGCGGGCTCGACATCGTCATCAACAACGCAGGCATTCTGCGTGATAGCTTCATCGCCGGCCTGGAGGAATCGCAGTGGGACGCCGTCGTCGCGGTGCACCTCAAAGGCCATGCCGCGGTGCTGCACCACGCTGCCGCGTACTGGAAGGCACAGTCCAAGGCGGGCAACCAGCCCAACGCCGCGGTCGTCAACACCGCGTCGGCCTCGGGCGTCACCGTGCCCAACGCCGGTCAGGCCAACTACGGGGCCGCCAAGGCAGGGATCGCGGCACTGACTCTGGTCGCCGCCGACGAGCTGGAACGCTACGGCGTACGCGTCAATGCGATCGCCCCGATCGCTCGCACCCGGCTCACGCTGGCCACCCCCGGCATGGGCGCGATCCTCGGCGCCGAGGTCGAGGAGGGCGAATTCGATGCCTTCAGCCCGGCCAATATCTCGCCGCTGGTCGCCTACCTCGCGTCGGATAAGTGCCCGGTCACCGGCAAGGTTTTCGCAGTGCAGGGCGGAGCCATCTCCGAGCTGGCAGGCTGGCACGACGTGAAGACGATCGAGACCGAAGGGCCCTGGCTCATCGACGATATCGCCGCCCGGCTGCCTTGA
- a CDS encoding acyl-CoA dehydrogenase family protein: MFEWSETDEIIREAVRTFIDKEVRPNLDALDSGAMSPYPIIRKLFSDFGIDAMGADAVEKLLAKQRKKEAAIAAGEPLPEKKEKPSGGSPFSGQESLMAVLIGELSGVCMGMVTAMGVSIGLGATTIMSRGTLAQKERWLPDLVTMKKVASWAITEPDSGSDAFGGMKTYVRRDGADYILNGQKTFITNGPFADVMIVYAKLDEGDGGDKRERKVLTFVLDKGMEGLTQGKPFKKMGLHASPTGELFFDNVRLSKDRLLGETEEHKGGDGRDSARSSFTAERIGVGFMALGIINECHRLCLDYAKNRKLWGQEIGRFQLVQLKLAKMEIARMNVQNMVFNTLERGRAGKPPTLAEASAIKLYASEAATEVAMEAVQLFGGNGYMTEYRVEQLARDAKSLMIYAGSNEIQVTHIAKGLLAR, encoded by the coding sequence ATGTTCGAATGGTCCGAGACCGACGAGATTATCCGCGAGGCGGTGCGTACCTTCATCGACAAGGAGGTTCGCCCCAACCTCGACGCGCTCGACAGCGGTGCCATGTCGCCCTACCCGATCATCCGGAAGTTGTTCAGCGACTTCGGGATCGATGCCATGGGCGCCGATGCGGTCGAGAAGCTGCTCGCCAAGCAGCGGAAGAAAGAAGCGGCGATCGCGGCAGGCGAGCCGCTGCCGGAGAAGAAGGAAAAGCCCTCCGGTGGTAGCCCGTTCAGCGGTCAGGAATCGCTGATGGCGGTGCTCATCGGGGAACTCTCCGGCGTCTGCATGGGCATGGTCACCGCGATGGGCGTCAGCATCGGCCTCGGCGCGACGACCATTATGTCGCGTGGCACGCTGGCCCAGAAGGAGCGCTGGCTGCCCGACCTCGTGACCATGAAAAAGGTCGCTTCCTGGGCGATCACCGAGCCGGACTCGGGTTCGGACGCCTTCGGCGGCATGAAGACCTACGTGCGGCGCGACGGTGCGGACTACATCCTCAACGGGCAGAAGACCTTCATCACCAACGGCCCCTTCGCCGACGTGATGATCGTCTACGCAAAGCTCGACGAGGGCGACGGCGGCGACAAGCGTGAGCGCAAGGTGCTCACGTTCGTGCTGGACAAGGGCATGGAGGGCCTCACGCAGGGCAAGCCGTTCAAGAAGATGGGGCTGCACGCCTCGCCGACCGGAGAACTGTTCTTCGACAACGTCCGGCTGTCCAAGGACCGGCTGCTGGGGGAGACCGAGGAACACAAGGGCGGCGACGGCCGCGACAGCGCGCGCTCCAGCTTCACCGCCGAACGCATCGGCGTCGGCTTCATGGCGCTCGGCATCATCAACGAATGCCACCGGCTCTGCCTGGACTACGCCAAGAACCGCAAGCTCTGGGGCCAGGAGATCGGCCGCTTCCAGTTGGTTCAGCTCAAGCTGGCGAAGATGGAGATCGCCCGAATGAACGTGCAGAACATGGTATTCAACACGCTGGAGCGGGGTCGGGCCGGTAAGCCGCCCACGCTTGCCGAGGCCTCGGCCATCAAGCTGTACGCCTCCGAGGCCGCCACCGAGGTGGCCATGGAGGCGGTGCAACTGTTCGGCGGCAACGGCTACATGACCGAATACCGCGTGGAACAGCTTGCCCGTGACGCGAAGTCGCTGATGATCTACGCGGGCAGCAACGAGATCCAGGTGACCCACATCGCGAAGGGCCTGCTGGCCCGGTAG
- a CDS encoding alpha/beta fold hydrolase translates to MTSHTTTSAVAKSATDPQPIKALHLGSGDPVLLLHGFLLSPHSWEQVAIRLSSNCEVFAPAFAGHWGGGGVEGWSVDVYTLADRIEDQLDELGWRTCHIAGNSLGAWVGFELARRGRARTLTAIAPAGGWNSPSLTQFRAGLKFLSLVPIVEIGKRLGGFAVHNVLVQRFALLALSKNAAAVPRRDIAAMIAAILHCDAMLPFIVGNLRAPALEDLSTLATPVRLLMAEYDRVIPNRVYARRFLKELPDSADRILVNSVGHVPMLEAPDRIATLIAEHIYASRTHLRAV, encoded by the coding sequence ATGACGTCTCACACCACCACGTCCGCTGTCGCCAAGTCCGCGACCGACCCCCAGCCGATCAAGGCCCTGCACCTGGGTTCCGGCGATCCGGTACTGCTGTTGCACGGGTTCCTGCTGTCGCCGCATTCCTGGGAACAGGTGGCGATCCGGTTGTCCTCGAACTGTGAGGTGTTCGCGCCCGCGTTCGCCGGACACTGGGGTGGTGGGGGCGTCGAGGGCTGGTCGGTCGACGTCTACACCCTGGCCGACCGGATCGAGGACCAGCTCGACGAACTCGGCTGGCGCACGTGCCATATCGCGGGCAACTCACTGGGCGCCTGGGTCGGCTTCGAATTGGCGCGGCGCGGCCGTGCCCGCACGCTCACCGCGATCGCACCGGCAGGCGGCTGGAACTCACCATCGCTCACCCAATTCCGGGCCGGACTCAAGTTCCTGTCGCTGGTCCCGATCGTCGAAATCGGCAAGCGCCTCGGCGGATTCGCGGTGCACAACGTACTGGTGCAACGATTCGCGCTGCTGGCATTGAGCAAGAACGCCGCGGCTGTACCCCGCCGCGATATCGCCGCCATGATCGCCGCGATACTGCACTGCGATGCCATGCTGCCCTTCATCGTCGGCAACCTGCGCGCCCCCGCACTGGAAGACCTCTCGACGCTCGCCACCCCCGTGCGGCTGCTGATGGCCGAATACGACCGGGTGATACCCAACCGCGTCTACGCCCGCCGCTTCCTGAAGGAACTCCCCGACTCCGCCGACCGAATCCTGGTCAACAGCGTCGGCCACGTCCCGATGCTGGAGGCCCCCGACCGGATAGCCACCCTCATCGCCGAACACATCTACGCGAGCCGCACCCACCTGCGCGCGGTCTGA
- a CDS encoding exodeoxyribonuclease III: protein MPTIISTINVNGVRAAAGKGMLAWLASTEADIVCLQETRATDEQTRAALAPALADGWWLTHAEPESKGRAGVGILSRREPKAARIGFGSNEFGASGRYVEADFDDVTAASVYVHSGDAGTPRQDEKYRFLAELGAYLTGRTGEFVVSGDWNIAPSELDIKNWKGNLKSAGFLPEERAWIQELLAAGYADVVRSLHPGVEGPYSWWSYRGRAFDNDSGWRIDAVFATKGIASRAVSARVERAATYAERWSDHAPVTVTFADKEREPLVSVSHLAPGVSAIGT from the coding sequence GTGCCGACCATCATCTCAACGATCAACGTCAACGGCGTCCGCGCCGCAGCGGGCAAAGGCATGCTCGCCTGGCTCGCGTCCACCGAGGCCGACATCGTCTGCCTGCAGGAGACCCGCGCCACCGACGAGCAGACCAGAGCGGCGCTCGCGCCCGCACTGGCCGACGGCTGGTGGCTCACGCACGCCGAACCGGAGTCCAAAGGCAGGGCAGGGGTCGGCATCCTGTCCAGGCGCGAGCCGAAGGCTGCGCGAATCGGCTTCGGCAGCAACGAGTTCGGAGCCTCTGGTCGATATGTGGAGGCCGATTTCGATGATGTCACCGCGGCCAGCGTGTACGTGCATTCCGGTGATGCCGGCACGCCGCGCCAGGACGAGAAGTACCGCTTCCTGGCCGAGCTCGGCGCCTACCTCACCGGCCGCACCGGCGAATTCGTGGTGAGCGGCGACTGGAACATCGCACCGTCGGAGCTCGACATCAAGAACTGGAAGGGGAATCTGAAGTCGGCCGGATTCCTGCCGGAAGAGCGCGCCTGGATCCAGGAGTTGCTCGCCGCGGGTTATGCGGATGTGGTGCGCAGCCTGCATCCGGGCGTCGAGGGCCCTTACAGCTGGTGGTCCTACCGCGGCCGCGCCTTTGACAACGATTCGGGTTGGCGCATCGACGCCGTTTTCGCAACGAAGGGTATCGCATCCCGCGCAGTGTCGGCGCGGGTGGAGCGTGCAGCGACGTACGCGGAGCGCTGGTCCGACCATGCCCCGGTCACCGTGACATTTGCGGATAAGGAACGCGAACCGCTGGTCAGCGTCTCGCATCTAGCGCCCGGCGTATCAGCGATCGGCACCTAG
- a CDS encoding IS701 family transposase encodes MESTDPGHELITLVAGRFGRVETRTTARNMLAGLVSELPTKNCWTLAERTGDQAPNTMQNLLAQAVWDEDAVRDDLRRYVLSRLVGGLRILVVDETGDVKKSTKTVGVQRQYTGTAGRIENSQVAVYLTYTCGAGHAFLDGELYLPKSWTDDPARLAEAGVPNDVAFATKPALVSTMITRALDGGVDADWATGDEVAGADPKLRRTLEQRGIGYVLAIGCDRRMVTDIATTRRRRGRTGPAQCVATTVGRYRRERPTPIRLGVGADLRRRHPKQPPGQRWLLIRRHPRTLELATAATHPGRCRWSPWSTSPYADGPHRGKLPDRQKSRRFGPAAGPPLEIMAAPDHPRDARPCLPHRARYPHTNPNHHQPS; translated from the coding sequence ATGGAAAGCACAGATCCCGGGCATGAGCTGATCACCCTGGTGGCGGGCAGGTTCGGGCGTGTCGAGACTCGCACCACAGCTCGGAACATGCTGGCGGGCTTGGTGTCGGAGCTGCCGACGAAGAACTGCTGGACCCTCGCCGAGCGCACCGGCGACCAAGCCCCCAACACCATGCAGAACCTACTCGCGCAGGCGGTGTGGGACGAAGACGCCGTGCGTGACGACTTGCGCCGCTATGTGTTGTCCCGCCTCGTCGGCGGCTTGCGGATACTCGTGGTAGATGAAACTGGCGACGTGAAGAAGAGCACCAAAACCGTTGGAGTGCAACGCCAATACACCGGCACCGCCGGTCGTATCGAGAATTCCCAGGTCGCGGTGTATCTGACCTACACCTGCGGCGCCGGACACGCTTTCCTCGACGGCGAACTGTATCTGCCGAAATCCTGGACCGACGACCCGGCCCGCCTCGCCGAAGCAGGCGTGCCCAACGACGTCGCATTCGCCACCAAACCGGCCCTGGTCTCGACGATGATCACACGAGCCCTCGACGGCGGTGTCGACGCCGACTGGGCGACCGGCGACGAAGTCGCCGGCGCGGACCCGAAACTGCGCCGCACCCTCGAACAGCGTGGCATCGGATATGTGCTGGCCATCGGCTGCGACCGGCGCATGGTCACCGATATTGCAACTACGCGCCGACGCCGCGGCCGTACAGGTCCCGCGCAATGCGTGGCAACAACTGTCGGCCGGTACCGGCGCGAAAGGCCCACGCCTATACGACTGGGCGTGGGTGCAGATCTACGCCGACGACACCCAAAACAACCCCCAGGGCAGCGCTGGCTGCTGATCCGACGCCACCCCCGCACCCTGGAACTGGCTACCGCTGCTACTCACCCCGGCCGGTGCCGATGGTCACCCTGGTCCACGTCGCCGTACGCCGATGGACCACACCGAGGAAAACTTCCAGACCGGCAAAAGTCTCGTCGGTTTGGACCAGCAGCAGGTCCGCCGCTGGAAATCATGGCGGCGCCGGACCATCCTCGCGATGCTCGCCCATGCCTTCCTCACCGTGCTCGCTACCCACACACCAACCCGAACCACCACCAACCGAGTTGA
- a CDS encoding SEC-C domain-containing protein — protein sequence MTRAIALGGEDGAHARVTLAEVLFDLDRADDAWTQLDGLRRDRIDSAAPYHLAGELMEERGDHRQALTWFNIAVSRLTDQEMAELDTELGFLSYANNVLAGRLRVRNGLGLPADELDDSVQAIADRADELARTLTPPAHPRQMRILFWPRSEIPRAHQTWPQLAETLDADTFAADREKANRELAEGGISHITMVPLTVGKLIDYTARTGSDPTDSDTRLACINEIVDEGKAITWPPARNASCWCGSTTKYKKCCGRPTPS from the coding sequence TTGACCCGGGCCATCGCACTCGGCGGCGAGGACGGCGCCCACGCCCGCGTGACGCTGGCCGAGGTGTTGTTCGACCTCGACCGCGCCGATGACGCCTGGACCCAACTCGATGGGTTGCGGCGCGACCGGATCGATTCCGCTGCCCCTTATCACCTGGCCGGCGAACTGATGGAAGAACGCGGCGACCACCGGCAGGCACTGACCTGGTTCAACATCGCCGTGTCCAGGCTCACCGACCAGGAAATGGCTGAACTCGACACCGAATTGGGATTCCTGTCCTACGCCAACAACGTCCTGGCCGGCCGGTTACGGGTCCGCAACGGCTTGGGCCTGCCCGCCGACGAACTCGACGACTCGGTCCAAGCCATCGCCGACCGCGCCGACGAACTCGCCCGCACCCTCACACCACCCGCACATCCCCGACAGATGCGAATTCTGTTCTGGCCCCGCAGCGAAATCCCGCGCGCGCATCAGACCTGGCCGCAACTGGCCGAAACCCTCGATGCCGACACCTTCGCCGCCGACCGGGAGAAAGCCAACCGCGAACTGGCCGAGGGCGGGATCTCCCACATCACCATGGTGCCGCTCACCGTCGGCAAACTCATCGACTACACCGCCCGCACCGGCAGCGACCCCACCGACTCCGACACCCGCCTGGCCTGCATCAACGAAATCGTCGACGAAGGCAAAGCGATCACCTGGCCACCCGCCCGCAACGCGTCGTGCTGGTGCGGATCAACCACCAAATACAAGAAATGCTGTGGACGCCCAACCCCTAGCTGA
- a CDS encoding ribonuclease domain-containing protein, translating into MIAGKRGTYTVLGVLAVLIAVVGLIALNRGGDGGSVLGSATSSARSAPTTQAKPPAAGGTTRPLLAGTTAPAASRAPGVPDRAYATLAEIDAGRWPDSANAPGTKGGDRWMNRAGTLAARDSAGKPITYQEWDVNPKQRNRSRDAERIVTGSDGSAWYTGDHYETFARMR; encoded by the coding sequence ATGATCGCAGGAAAGCGTGGCACGTACACGGTGCTCGGCGTCCTGGCCGTACTGATCGCGGTCGTCGGACTCATCGCGCTCAATCGTGGCGGCGACGGCGGCTCGGTCCTCGGCTCGGCGACCTCGAGCGCCCGCAGTGCGCCTACGACGCAGGCCAAACCACCTGCCGCGGGCGGTACCACGAGACCGCTACTCGCGGGCACCACCGCACCGGCCGCGTCCCGCGCCCCCGGTGTGCCGGACCGCGCGTACGCGACCCTGGCCGAGATCGACGCGGGCCGCTGGCCGGACTCCGCGAACGCACCCGGCACCAAGGGCGGTGATCGGTGGATGAATCGTGCGGGCACCCTGGCCGCCAGGGATTCCGCCGGCAAGCCGATCACCTATCAGGAATGGGATGTGAATCCCAAGCAACGCAACCGATCCCGGGATGCCGAACGGATCGTCACCGGTAGCGACGGCTCCGCTTGGTACACCGGTGACCACTACGAGACCTTCGCGAGGATGCGCTGA
- a CDS encoding barstar family protein — translation MAEPIPLSQFLARPGDVESGPAAGPVAAPALGALAIDAAELSALRYRAPSGYVVRELRGPKMHTTMGVFDEFAAAFQFPYYFGENKDAFDECLRDLDDFVGEAAGYVAVIRNSSSILIEQPDEREWFAEALDDCAGYWSRRDIVFRVVLQGEPMLPQAVVLRSDIATL, via the coding sequence ATGGCCGAGCCGATCCCGTTGTCGCAGTTCCTCGCCCGTCCCGGCGACGTCGAATCCGGTCCCGCCGCCGGTCCGGTCGCCGCGCCCGCACTCGGCGCGCTCGCCATCGACGCCGCGGAGCTGAGCGCACTGCGCTATCGCGCCCCCTCCGGCTATGTGGTGCGCGAACTGCGCGGACCGAAGATGCACACCACCATGGGTGTTTTCGATGAGTTCGCCGCCGCGTTCCAATTCCCCTACTACTTCGGCGAGAACAAGGACGCCTTCGACGAATGCCTGCGCGACCTGGATGATTTCGTCGGCGAGGCAGCCGGATACGTTGCTGTGATTCGGAATTCGTCCTCGATACTCATCGAGCAGCCGGACGAGCGTGAGTGGTTTGCCGAGGCCCTCGACGACTGCGCCGGTTACTGGTCGAGGAGGGACATCGTCTTCCGTGTCGTTCTCCAAGGCGAACCGATGCTTCCGCAGGCCGTTGTGCTGCGCTCCGATATCGCGACGCTCTGA
- a CDS encoding TetR/AcrR family transcriptional regulator — MAQRTYGGISADERRAQRRAALLDAALEIIGTDGLAKLTVSGLCAQAGLNERYYYESFDSRDAVLSALVDGIAEELAGAIVAALHAAPDDTRAKAHAAITAGIHLLTDDPRKAKVALIAGMATPELRARTNQTVRVFARLVAAEGIDFYGVADPPDPSIDFRATYLVGGLVQTLTAWLQNDLPLTRDELIEHTTDVFVLLGEDLARRLT, encoded by the coding sequence GTGGCACAGCGGACCTACGGCGGAATCTCCGCAGACGAGCGGCGCGCGCAACGGCGCGCGGCGCTGTTGGACGCCGCGCTGGAGATCATCGGCACCGATGGCCTCGCCAAGCTGACCGTCTCCGGACTGTGTGCGCAGGCCGGGCTCAACGAGCGGTACTACTACGAGAGCTTCGACAGCCGTGACGCGGTGCTGAGCGCGCTGGTCGACGGGATCGCCGAAGAATTGGCGGGCGCGATCGTCGCGGCATTGCACGCCGCGCCGGACGACACGCGTGCCAAGGCGCACGCCGCGATCACCGCGGGCATCCACCTGCTCACCGACGACCCGCGCAAGGCAAAGGTCGCGCTGATCGCGGGCATGGCGACGCCGGAACTGCGCGCACGCACGAATCAGACGGTGCGCGTTTTCGCCCGGCTCGTGGCCGCGGAGGGCATCGATTTCTACGGTGTCGCCGACCCGCCGGACCCCTCGATCGACTTCCGCGCCACCTATCTCGTCGGTGGGCTCGTCCAGACCCTGACCGCCTGGCTACAGAATGATCTGCCGCTGACACGCGACGAACTCATCGAGCACACGACCGATGTCTTCGTGCTGCTCGGCGAGGATCTCGCGCGCCGACTGACCTGA
- a CDS encoding oxygenase MpaB family protein produces the protein MLLPDALDEEAAMSAPGYFADNSMARRVMSKRAVGLTYGQRALVIGAVHPLLYVGTSENTEHRMTPYTRLALTGKLFEAVFLGSRDEADRALAFTRKKHAKVRGALPEDAGSHHPAGTGYSASDPHLMFMTMAFAFDSAEVMYDLLVRPLTDGEREALYQDYVRWAELFGMPREAAPGSYPMFRKYFDAYLRSDELFLTDEGRLVGSYLAGQRVPYPQRMPLQQVTSAFFLLVQGSLPARIRDMYGMRWGIAEQVAYGALATAVRTAHIAPPLVPPVLRGTLAGPSAPVYRLVSRREHELARTGRPSMPGVDPRNWAARNSA, from the coding sequence ATGCTGTTGCCAGATGCGCTCGACGAGGAGGCAGCAATGTCCGCACCCGGTTATTTCGCCGACAATTCCATGGCACGGCGGGTCATGAGCAAGCGAGCGGTCGGGCTCACCTATGGGCAGCGTGCCCTGGTGATCGGGGCCGTGCACCCGCTGCTCTATGTCGGGACCTCCGAGAACACCGAGCATCGGATGACGCCCTACACCCGGCTCGCACTCACCGGCAAGCTGTTCGAGGCGGTGTTCCTCGGTAGCAGGGACGAGGCCGATCGGGCGCTGGCGTTCACCCGCAAGAAGCACGCCAAGGTGCGCGGGGCGCTGCCCGAAGACGCGGGTTCGCACCATCCGGCGGGCACCGGCTACTCCGCGTCCGATCCCCACCTGATGTTCATGACCATGGCGTTCGCCTTCGATTCCGCCGAGGTCATGTACGACCTGCTGGTCCGGCCGCTGACCGATGGCGAACGCGAAGCGCTGTACCAGGACTACGTGCGCTGGGCGGAACTGTTCGGCATGCCGCGCGAGGCAGCGCCGGGCAGCTACCCGATGTTCCGCAAGTATTTCGACGCCTACCTCCGCTCCGACGAGCTGTTCCTCACCGACGAGGGAAGACTGGTCGGCTCCTACCTGGCCGGGCAGCGAGTGCCCTATCCGCAGCGAATGCCGTTACAGCAGGTCACCTCCGCGTTCTTCCTGCTGGTGCAGGGCAGCCTGCCTGCGCGCATCCGCGATATGTACGGCATGCGGTGGGGGATCGCCGAGCAGGTCGCCTACGGCGCGCTCGCCACGGCCGTCCGCACGGCGCACATTGCTCCACCGTTGGTGCCGCCGGTGCTGCGCGGCACGTTGGCCGGTCCGAGTGCGCCGGTCTACCGGCTGGTGTCTCGGCGCGAACACGAACTGGCGCGTACCGGACGCCCGAGCATGCCCGGCGTCGACCCGCGCAACTGGGCGGCGCGAAATTCCGCTTGA